In Rattus norvegicus strain BN/NHsdMcwi chromosome 1, GRCr8, whole genome shotgun sequence, a genomic segment contains:
- the Snrpa1 gene encoding U2 small nuclear ribonucleoprotein A' isoform X2, whose product MVKLTAELIEQAAQYTNAVRDRELDLRGYKIPVIENLGATLDQFDAIDFSDNEIRKLDGFPLLRRLKTLLVNNNRICRIGEGLDQALPCLTELILTNNSLVELGDLDPLASLKSLTYLSILRNPVTNKKHYRLYVIYKVPQVRVLDFQKVKLKF is encoded by the exons ATGGTGAAGCTGACGGCGGAGCTGATCGAGCAGGCGGCACAGTACACCAATGCTGTGCGGGACCGTGAGCTGGACCTCCGCG GATATAAAATTCCTGTTATTGAAAATCTGGGTGCCACCTTAGACCAGTTTGATGCTATTGATTTTTCTGACAATGAGATCAGGAAACTGGATGGCTTTCCGTTGTTGAGAAGACTGAAAACATTATTAGTGAACAACAACAGAATTTG ccGTATAGGTGAGGGTCTCGATCAGGCTCTTCCCTGCCTGACAGAACTCATTCTCACCAACAACAGTCTAGTGGAACTG GGTGATCTGGACCCATTGGCATCTCTCAAATCACTGACATATCTAAG CATCCTAAGAAACCCTGTGACCAATAAGAAGCATTATCGACTCTATGTGATTTATAAGGTTCCACAAGTCAGAGTACTGGACTTtcagaaagtgaaactaaaa TTTTAA
- the Snrpa1 gene encoding U2 small nuclear ribonucleoprotein A' translates to MVKLTAELIEQAAQYTNAVRDRELDLRGYKIPVIENLGATLDQFDAIDFSDNEIRKLDGFPLLRRLKTLLVNNNRICRIGEGLDQALPCLTELILTNNSLVELGDLDPLASLKSLTYLSILRNPVTNKKHYRLYVIYKVPQVRVLDFQKVKLKERQEAEKMFKGKRGAQLAKDIARRSKTFNPGAGLPTDKKKGGPSAGDVEAIKNAIANASTLAEVERLKGLLQSGQIPGRERRSGPSDEGEEEMEDGTVTNGS, encoded by the exons ATGGTGAAGCTGACGGCGGAGCTGATCGAGCAGGCGGCACAGTACACCAATGCTGTGCGGGACCGTGAGCTGGACCTCCGCG GATATAAAATTCCTGTTATTGAAAATCTGGGTGCCACCTTAGACCAGTTTGATGCTATTGATTTTTCTGACAATGAGATCAGGAAACTGGATGGCTTTCCGTTGTTGAGAAGACTGAAAACATTATTAGTGAACAACAACAGAATTTG ccGTATAGGTGAGGGTCTCGATCAGGCTCTTCCCTGCCTGACAGAACTCATTCTCACCAACAACAGTCTAGTGGAACTG GGTGATCTGGACCCATTGGCATCTCTCAAATCACTGACATATCTAAG CATCCTAAGAAACCCTGTGACCAATAAGAAGCATTATCGACTCTATGTGATTTATAAGGTTCCACAAGTCAGAGTACTGGACTTtcagaaagtgaaactaaaa GAgcgtcaggaagcagagaaaatgtTCAAGGGCAAACGGGGTGCACAGCTTGCAAAGGATATTGCCAGGAGAAGCAAAAC TTTTAATCCAGGTGCTGGTTTGCCAACTGACAAAAAGAAAGGTGGGCCATCTGCAGGGGATGTGGAAGCAATCAAG AATGCCATAGCAAACGCGTCAACACTGGCTGAAGTTGAGAGGCTGAAGGGCTTGCTGCAGTCTGGCCAGATTCCTGGCAGAGAGCGCAGATCAG GGCCGAGTGATGAGGGTGAAGAGGAGATGGAAGACGGCACAGTCACAAATGGGTCCTGA
- the Snrpa1 gene encoding U2 small nuclear ribonucleoprotein A' isoform X1: MAREGYKIPVIENLGATLDQFDAIDFSDNEIRKLDGFPLLRRLKTLLVNNNRICRIGEGLDQALPCLTELILTNNSLVELGDLDPLASLKSLTYLSILRNPVTNKKHYRLYVIYKVPQVRVLDFQKVKLKERQEAEKMFKGKRGAQLAKDIARRSKTFNPGAGLPTDKKKGGPSAGDVEAIKNAIANASTLAEVERLKGLLQSGQIPGRERRSGPSDEGEEEMEDGTVTNGS; this comes from the exons ATGGCACGCGAGG GATATAAAATTCCTGTTATTGAAAATCTGGGTGCCACCTTAGACCAGTTTGATGCTATTGATTTTTCTGACAATGAGATCAGGAAACTGGATGGCTTTCCGTTGTTGAGAAGACTGAAAACATTATTAGTGAACAACAACAGAATTTG ccGTATAGGTGAGGGTCTCGATCAGGCTCTTCCCTGCCTGACAGAACTCATTCTCACCAACAACAGTCTAGTGGAACTG GGTGATCTGGACCCATTGGCATCTCTCAAATCACTGACATATCTAAG CATCCTAAGAAACCCTGTGACCAATAAGAAGCATTATCGACTCTATGTGATTTATAAGGTTCCACAAGTCAGAGTACTGGACTTtcagaaagtgaaactaaaa GAgcgtcaggaagcagagaaaatgtTCAAGGGCAAACGGGGTGCACAGCTTGCAAAGGATATTGCCAGGAGAAGCAAAAC TTTTAATCCAGGTGCTGGTTTGCCAACTGACAAAAAGAAAGGTGGGCCATCTGCAGGGGATGTGGAAGCAATCAAG AATGCCATAGCAAACGCGTCAACACTGGCTGAAGTTGAGAGGCTGAAGGGCTTGCTGCAGTCTGGCCAGATTCCTGGCAGAGAGCGCAGATCAG GGCCGAGTGATGAGGGTGAAGAGGAGATGGAAGACGGCACAGTCACAAATGGGTCCTGA